One window of the Granulicella arctica genome contains the following:
- a CDS encoding carboxypeptidase regulatory-like domain-containing protein, whose protein sequence is MGPVTDVPRQRLARVALLIAAFTLTSVASAQEVSGSISGTIIDPSGASVKGAIVTLTNADRGHVERSLTTNAAGFYTANSLPLGSYTIRIEDAGFKSESITGLVLHVQDSITINRSLQVGSSDQQIAVTADALQLNLEDATSASLINGTQMRELILNTRNYEQLLGLQPGVAYTGTSDQIYLGPTNPLGGANTVAFSVNGQRTSANSWTIDGADNVDRGSNLTLLSFPSVDAIAEFKTLRGTYSAEYGRAAAGQVSLVTRSGTNQIHGSAYEFFRNNEFNANAYFNKLTAIPTPLAPLHYHDFGYTAGGPVVIPKIYNGHDRTFFFFSQEFRRVITYSPVTLNVPSASERAGIFPFAVCANLNSSASKCNDAGVTQLPAARLSPLAQAYLKDIYSLDGSKVPLPNPGAGQDPHAFTYNGRNVYNDTQEVVRIDQAFGQKLNVFYRLVHDSIPTQEPYGYGSGSTGFPGVQITNTRSPGTQHLGHATYVQSATLLADVGYAYSSGAIISTPVGSGLSTNSPDIKPTLPYTSTLGVVPNLSFTGFTGINNAGIYNDYNRNHNIFGNVTKLVKSHTFIFGVTYNRYQKTENLTGGNAGSFTFTAAVGSLPTSSQAGANVDNIFEQSFANFLLGTATGGFVQNSSSRTPNLHANQIEVYAQDNYKATHRLTLNLGVRYSYFQQPTDSNNQLSNFNPATYIAANAPTIDSNGNLCTAAPCANTAHLNTGVPNPTYDPLNGIVLGTPGNFGHASPYGAQVGTADKANFAPRIGLAFDLFGDGKTAFRMGYGIAYDASLYGDYEQNVFYNPPYVGTATYTLTTLDNPTGGTVSTAAPALPTIYSESPQFHTPYSQQYSVDIQQQLTPTLVLDMGYFGDHDTHLLGYIDINALRPGAAAAAGILPAGGFINSTQTKLANQLRPYKGYGGMYGDETIFSSNYNSLQISVKKRFKGNSLIDGNYTWSNSMTNSPADRSGAPQNIYNIAGEYGRSILSRTNIATIDGVWELPWFHDQKGIVGHVLGGWETSGILAANSGLPFSVSTSAGGLINGVVNADVAGLGIIGASPAGLRPDQISSPQNGTGLKTRLKWFNTAAFASPSATLGQPGNAKRGTIIGPGFVRLDTGIFRNFRITERAAFQLRGEAFNTLNHTNFSSIAVAATTPSTFGQVTAARENRILQFGGKLSF, encoded by the coding sequence ATGGGTCCAGTCACAGATGTTCCACGCCAGCGCCTCGCCAGGGTCGCTCTGCTCATCGCCGCATTCACCCTCACCAGCGTCGCATCCGCGCAGGAGGTCTCCGGCAGCATCAGCGGCACCATCATCGACCCCAGCGGTGCAAGCGTCAAAGGTGCCATCGTCACCCTCACCAACGCTGATCGCGGCCACGTAGAGCGCTCCCTCACCACCAACGCCGCAGGCTTCTACACCGCCAACTCGCTCCCCCTCGGCAGCTACACCATCCGTATCGAAGACGCAGGCTTCAAGAGTGAGTCCATCACGGGCCTCGTCCTTCACGTTCAGGACTCCATCACCATCAATCGCTCCCTCCAGGTTGGCAGCTCCGACCAGCAGATCGCCGTCACCGCCGACGCCCTCCAGCTCAACCTTGAAGACGCCACCTCCGCCAGCCTCATCAACGGCACTCAGATGCGCGAACTCATCCTCAACACGCGCAACTATGAACAGCTCCTTGGCCTCCAGCCCGGCGTCGCCTACACCGGCACCTCCGACCAGATCTACCTCGGCCCCACCAATCCTCTCGGCGGCGCCAACACCGTAGCCTTCTCCGTCAACGGGCAACGCACCAGCGCCAATAGCTGGACTATCGACGGCGCCGACAACGTAGACCGCGGTTCCAACCTCACCCTCCTCTCCTTCCCCAGCGTCGACGCCATCGCCGAGTTCAAAACCCTTCGCGGCACCTACTCCGCCGAGTACGGTCGGGCCGCAGCCGGTCAGGTCAGTCTCGTCACCCGCTCCGGCACCAACCAGATCCACGGCAGCGCCTACGAGTTCTTCCGCAATAACGAGTTCAACGCCAACGCCTACTTCAACAAACTCACCGCCATCCCCACGCCCCTCGCTCCCCTTCACTATCACGACTTCGGCTACACCGCAGGCGGCCCCGTCGTCATCCCGAAGATCTACAACGGGCACGACCGCACCTTCTTCTTCTTCTCGCAGGAGTTCCGCCGCGTCATCACCTACTCCCCCGTCACCCTCAACGTGCCCTCTGCCTCCGAGCGCGCCGGCATCTTCCCCTTCGCCGTCTGCGCCAACCTCAACTCCTCCGCCTCGAAGTGCAACGACGCCGGCGTCACTCAACTTCCCGCCGCCCGCCTATCGCCACTCGCGCAGGCCTACCTCAAGGACATCTACTCCCTCGACGGCTCCAAGGTTCCCCTCCCCAACCCCGGCGCCGGTCAGGACCCTCACGCCTTCACCTACAACGGCCGTAACGTCTACAACGACACCCAGGAAGTCGTCCGTATCGACCAGGCCTTCGGTCAGAAGCTGAACGTCTTCTACCGTCTCGTCCACGACAGCATCCCCACGCAGGAGCCCTACGGCTACGGCAGCGGCAGCACTGGCTTCCCCGGCGTCCAGATCACCAACACCCGATCCCCCGGCACCCAGCACCTCGGCCACGCCACCTACGTTCAATCCGCCACACTCCTTGCCGATGTCGGCTACGCCTACTCCTCCGGAGCCATCATCAGCACCCCCGTCGGCTCCGGACTCAGCACCAACTCCCCCGACATCAAGCCAACCCTCCCCTACACCTCCACCCTCGGCGTCGTCCCCAACCTGTCCTTCACCGGCTTCACCGGCATCAACAACGCTGGTATCTACAACGATTACAACCGCAATCACAACATCTTCGGCAACGTCACCAAGCTTGTGAAAAGCCACACCTTCATCTTCGGCGTCACCTACAACCGCTACCAAAAGACCGAGAACCTCACCGGCGGCAACGCAGGATCGTTCACCTTCACAGCAGCCGTAGGCTCTCTGCCCACCAGCTCGCAAGCCGGGGCAAACGTCGACAACATCTTCGAGCAGTCCTTCGCCAACTTCCTCCTCGGCACTGCGACCGGTGGCTTCGTGCAGAACTCAAGCTCCCGCACACCCAACCTCCACGCCAACCAGATCGAGGTCTACGCGCAGGACAACTACAAGGCCACCCACCGCCTCACCCTAAACCTCGGCGTCCGCTACTCCTACTTCCAGCAGCCCACCGACTCCAACAACCAGCTCTCGAACTTCAACCCCGCCACCTACATCGCCGCTAATGCACCCACTATCGATTCGAACGGCAACCTCTGCACCGCTGCACCCTGTGCCAACACCGCCCACCTCAACACCGGTGTCCCTAATCCCACCTACGATCCCCTCAACGGCATCGTTCTCGGAACTCCCGGCAACTTCGGCCACGCCTCCCCCTACGGCGCACAGGTAGGCACAGCGGATAAGGCGAACTTTGCCCCTCGTATCGGCCTCGCCTTCGACCTCTTCGGCGATGGCAAAACCGCCTTCCGCATGGGCTACGGCATCGCCTACGACGCCTCCCTCTATGGCGACTACGAGCAGAACGTCTTCTACAATCCGCCCTACGTCGGCACCGCAACCTACACCCTCACCACCCTCGACAACCCAACCGGCGGCACCGTCTCCACCGCCGCACCCGCCCTCCCCACCATCTACTCCGAGTCGCCCCAGTTCCACACCCCCTACTCACAGCAATATTCAGTCGACATCCAGCAGCAGCTCACTCCCACCCTCGTCCTCGACATGGGCTACTTCGGCGATCATGACACCCACCTCCTCGGCTACATCGACATCAACGCTCTGCGTCCGGGCGCAGCCGCAGCCGCAGGCATCCTGCCCGCGGGCGGCTTCATCAACTCCACCCAGACCAAGCTCGCCAATCAACTTCGCCCCTACAAGGGCTACGGCGGCATGTACGGCGACGAGACCATCTTCAGCTCCAACTACAACTCCCTCCAGATCTCCGTCAAGAAGCGCTTCAAAGGCAACAGCCTCATCGACGGCAACTACACCTGGTCGAACTCCATGACCAACAGCCCAGCCGACCGCAGCGGCGCGCCCCAGAACATCTACAACATCGCAGGGGAGTACGGCCGCAGCATCCTCAGCCGCACCAACATCGCCACCATCGACGGCGTCTGGGAGCTTCCCTGGTTCCACGATCAGAAAGGCATCGTCGGCCACGTCCTCGGCGGCTGGGAGACCTCCGGCATCCTCGCCGCAAACTCAGGCCTACCCTTCAGCGTCAGCACCTCCGCAGGAGGCCTCATCAACGGTGTAGTCAATGCAGACGTAGCAGGCCTCGGCATCATCGGAGCCAGCCCCGCCGGCCTCCGCCCCGACCAGATCTCCAGCCCCCAGAACGGCACCGGCCTCAAGACCCGCCTCAAATGGTTCAATACCGCAGCCTTTGCCTCGCCAAGCGCCACCCTCGGCCAGCCCGGCAACGCCAAGCGCGGCACCATCATCGGCCCCGGCTTTGTTCGCCTCGATACCGGCATCTTCCGCAACTTCCGCATCACCGAACGAGCCGCCTTCCAGCTACGAGGCGAAGCCTTCAACACCCTCAACCACACCAACTTCAGCTCTATCGCCGTAGCCGCCACCACCCCATCCACCTTCGGGCAAGTCACCGCAGCCCGCGAAAACCGCATCCTCCAGTTCGGAGGCAAGCTCTCCTTTTAG
- a CDS encoding arabinan endo-1,5-alpha-L-arabinosidase — protein MRVAGVLSTLLLAVNLCRAAEPHVYLLSGDVAGTHDPSIMKEGKTWYVFATGKAPDGGQFAVRCSDDLEHWKLCGHVFDAVPDWIKERSPGTKDLWAPDVSYVNHEYRLYYAYSLFGKNTSGIGLAVNKTLDAKSPAFKWVDKGLVFESKVGDNYNAIDPNFILDGKGGAWLSFGSFWDGIKMWRLDDAGMLSKTDTTLYSLARRARPENAEPAPPNLPANWEAVEAPFIVRHGGYFYLFTSWDLCCRGVKSTYRTMVGRSKSVTGPYVDMSGKALTDGGGTEVLVANARWLGPGGESVLAGGKDLMVFHAYDAATGKPSMQLSTIEWRGGWPRVGLGR, from the coding sequence ATGCGGGTTGCTGGGGTCTTGTCGACTCTTCTGCTTGCGGTGAACTTGTGCCGGGCTGCGGAGCCTCATGTTTATTTGTTGTCGGGCGATGTTGCGGGCACGCATGATCCCTCGATCATGAAGGAAGGGAAGACCTGGTATGTCTTCGCGACGGGGAAGGCTCCCGATGGTGGGCAGTTTGCGGTGCGGTGCTCGGATGACCTGGAGCATTGGAAGCTTTGCGGGCATGTCTTCGATGCGGTGCCGGACTGGATCAAGGAGCGGAGTCCGGGCACGAAGGACCTCTGGGCGCCGGATGTTTCGTACGTGAACCATGAGTACCGGCTGTATTACGCCTATTCGCTTTTTGGGAAGAATACGTCGGGGATTGGGTTGGCAGTGAACAAGACGCTCGATGCAAAGAGCCCTGCCTTCAAGTGGGTCGACAAGGGATTGGTGTTCGAGTCGAAGGTTGGGGATAACTACAACGCGATCGATCCGAACTTTATTCTTGATGGCAAGGGTGGAGCGTGGCTTTCGTTTGGGAGCTTCTGGGATGGGATCAAGATGTGGCGGCTGGATGATGCGGGGATGTTGTCGAAGACGGACACGACGCTCTACTCGCTGGCGCGGCGAGCGAGGCCGGAGAACGCTGAGCCTGCTCCGCCGAACCTGCCTGCGAACTGGGAGGCAGTAGAGGCTCCGTTCATCGTGCGGCACGGAGGGTACTTCTATCTGTTTACTTCATGGGACCTTTGCTGCCGTGGGGTGAAGAGTACGTACCGGACGATGGTGGGGCGCTCAAAGTCTGTGACCGGACCTTATGTGGATATGAGTGGGAAGGCGCTGACGGATGGGGGTGGGACGGAGGTGCTGGTGGCGAATGCGCGGTGGCTTGGTCCGGGTGGGGAGAGTGTTTTGGCTGGTGGGAAAGACTTGATGGTGTTTCATGCTTATGACGCGGCTACGGGGAAGCCTTCTATGCAGCTTTCCACGATTGAGTGGCGCGGTGGGTGGCCGCGAGTTGGGTTGGGGCGGTAA
- a CDS encoding DUF6807 domain-containing protein yields the protein MRKALLGCAVAVMGMQMMAQGVKVVPDEARKRVDVTVDGAPFTSYLWGTAQKKPVLYPLIAPGGVEVSRGYPLAPREGERTDHPHHAGMWFSYGNVDNFDFWNNSDAIKVEDRGKMGTIHHQKIVSTKSGRDRGELTVESVWTNGAGEDVLAQTTLYVFGTKAGERSIDEVVTLKALRKVVFHDDKEGMLGIRVAHFLESANEKGGTFTDASGRPTPVQTNNVPGATGVYLTSEGKQGDAAWATRGRWCLLTGTTGGHAMTIAILDHPKNPNYPTFWHARGYGLFAANPLGQHIFDPKAPELDFMLEKGQSATFRHRVLLIDGAPGAADLNRDADAFAAEYR from the coding sequence ATGCGTAAGGCGCTCCTCGGCTGTGCGGTGGCGGTGATGGGGATGCAGATGATGGCGCAGGGAGTGAAGGTGGTTCCGGACGAGGCGCGGAAGAGGGTGGATGTGACGGTGGATGGTGCGCCGTTTACTTCTTACCTCTGGGGGACTGCGCAGAAGAAGCCGGTGCTTTATCCGCTGATTGCGCCGGGTGGCGTGGAGGTGTCGCGCGGCTATCCGCTGGCTCCGCGGGAAGGGGAGCGGACGGATCATCCGCATCATGCGGGGATGTGGTTCAGCTATGGGAACGTCGACAACTTCGACTTCTGGAATAACTCGGATGCGATCAAGGTAGAGGATCGCGGGAAGATGGGGACGATTCATCACCAGAAGATTGTGTCGACGAAGAGTGGGCGCGATCGGGGTGAGTTGACTGTTGAGTCTGTGTGGACGAATGGAGCTGGTGAGGACGTGCTTGCACAGACGACGCTTTATGTTTTTGGTACCAAGGCCGGAGAGCGGAGCATCGATGAGGTTGTGACGCTGAAGGCGCTGCGGAAGGTGGTGTTTCACGACGACAAGGAAGGGATGCTGGGGATTCGGGTGGCTCACTTTCTGGAGTCGGCGAATGAGAAGGGTGGGACGTTTACGGATGCTTCCGGACGGCCTACTCCGGTGCAGACGAATAATGTGCCGGGGGCTACCGGCGTTTATTTGACCAGCGAAGGCAAGCAGGGTGATGCGGCGTGGGCGACGCGGGGGCGATGGTGTCTTCTGACGGGAACGACGGGCGGTCATGCGATGACGATTGCGATTCTGGATCATCCGAAGAATCCGAACTATCCGACTTTCTGGCATGCGCGGGGGTATGGGCTGTTTGCGGCGAATCCGCTTGGGCAGCATATCTTCGATCCGAAGGCTCCCGAGTTGGATTTCATGCTTGAGAAGGGGCAGAGCGCTACGTTTCGGCACAGGGTTTTGCTGATTGATGGTGCTCCCGGGGCTGCGGATTTGAATCGGGATGCGGACGCATTTGCGGCGGAGTATCGGTAG
- a CDS encoding Gfo/Idh/MocA family protein has product MAVNSDRREFLKVGGAALAATVVSRSATSYASILGANDRVRVGVVGCGDRMKQALIPSFQQHAKELNFEFVAVSDIWNRRRDEGAAFVQKMSGSPVVAVRNNDELYARKDIDAVLIATADFQHAQHGIEAVKAGRDAYVEKPTAHKMEDARNFLAAVKQTGKIVQVGTQRRSTPSYQRAYEYIKSGKFGDIVMVEMTWNVNQPGRWRRPDVVPLLKEQDTDWKRYLLNYPYEPFDARKYLEFRLFWPYSSGIPDQWLVHQIDTVHWFSGYPHPRSVVANGGNYLWHDGRKNWDTMTAVFDYGPEDDLTKGFQVQYSSRFTNSAGGVKELYYSNGGMLDMDKQRVTPEGGLSAKSAAEMKMPANELASFSLSENVQKAETSANTGADPETSANMRNWMECVRSRKTPNASIEAGYSHSVALCMNIAAIQTGQKVTFNDKTQQVMVGGKVYA; this is encoded by the coding sequence ATGGCTGTGAATTCAGATCGACGTGAGTTTTTGAAGGTTGGCGGCGCTGCGCTGGCGGCAACGGTGGTTTCGCGGAGTGCGACGAGCTATGCGAGTATCCTTGGCGCAAATGATCGGGTGCGGGTGGGCGTGGTCGGATGCGGGGACCGGATGAAGCAGGCCCTGATTCCTTCGTTCCAGCAACATGCGAAGGAGTTGAACTTCGAATTCGTAGCGGTGTCGGACATCTGGAATCGGCGACGGGATGAGGGTGCGGCGTTTGTCCAGAAGATGAGCGGATCGCCGGTTGTGGCGGTGCGGAATAACGATGAGCTGTATGCGCGCAAGGACATCGACGCTGTGCTGATTGCGACGGCCGATTTCCAGCACGCGCAGCATGGGATTGAGGCGGTGAAGGCGGGGCGCGATGCGTATGTCGAAAAGCCGACGGCGCACAAGATGGAGGATGCGCGGAACTTTCTGGCTGCGGTGAAGCAGACGGGAAAGATCGTGCAGGTGGGAACGCAGCGTCGGAGTACGCCGAGCTATCAGCGGGCCTATGAGTACATCAAGTCGGGCAAGTTCGGCGACATCGTAATGGTGGAGATGACGTGGAATGTGAACCAGCCGGGTCGGTGGCGAAGGCCGGATGTGGTGCCCCTGTTGAAGGAGCAGGATACGGACTGGAAGCGGTATCTGCTGAACTATCCGTACGAGCCGTTCGATGCGCGGAAGTATCTGGAGTTCCGGCTGTTCTGGCCGTACTCGTCGGGGATTCCAGACCAGTGGCTCGTACACCAGATCGATACGGTGCATTGGTTCAGCGGCTATCCGCATCCGCGGAGCGTGGTGGCGAATGGCGGGAACTATCTGTGGCATGACGGGCGCAAGAACTGGGACACGATGACGGCGGTGTTCGACTATGGTCCGGAGGATGACCTGACGAAGGGCTTCCAGGTGCAGTACTCGTCGCGGTTTACGAACTCGGCGGGTGGGGTGAAGGAGCTTTACTACTCGAACGGCGGGATGCTGGATATGGATAAGCAGCGGGTGACGCCGGAGGGTGGACTTTCGGCGAAGTCGGCGGCGGAGATGAAGATGCCGGCGAATGAGCTGGCAAGTTTCTCGCTGAGTGAGAACGTGCAGAAGGCGGAGACTTCGGCGAATACGGGAGCCGATCCTGAGACGTCGGCGAATATGCGGAACTGGATGGAGTGCGTCCGATCGCGTAAGACGCCGAATGCGAGCATCGAGGCGGGCTATAGCCACTCCGTCGCGCTGTGCATGAATATTGCGGCGATCCAGACGGGGCAGAAGGTGACGTTCAACGACAAGACGCAGCAGGTGATGGTGGGAGGGAAGGTGTATGCGTAA